The following are encoded in a window of Paenibacillus polymyxa genomic DNA:
- a CDS encoding AraC family transcriptional regulator — protein sequence MDNQVRKDEVTGMLRLKLRLILKNKQTRLILLLTLCVSLVISVIGLLSYSRYREGLDTELNTPNIELLQINLDVTNRAFRESDNKALDAAYHPDVEAFVRVQTDGESLEDKASVIDRLHKYLKTLSSHEEIYSVEVISLDNHALVSSNYGYRPDWKQAPDTTWVPWIQDIQKKPLLIKRRWYGTDREQGAVELLSLARPIVENGQVMGAVLINLDYDRFFSKLYIHLSNSQYVYDLEGELIYPKLRSSLPLNDMGRILKELDVSPYAYVEIGDMEYMANQTFSDVTGWRLVSLVPMDKLLKNVKLARNMMLWLAFISILAGCSAVYYYNYAAFRPMKKINSLLNSGNKGTRQGGLYDLEPVISKLVGEFHRKSLVVERSLPELRSKYMEDVIQRRMGIQEMRMKWEQYFSDWDGHSLFVMIVSIDRYSAWAASFPEEDKMLLKYALNNILLEMLEPHWKVVCSPEEESGFIVLLQFSESSNEVGTETDLQESILLHKNVDRLIQVVGEYLPLTISIGIGHMVADIREARASFIKGKEALNLRLYEGYGRSYTNIDSSISVKKDNTVDEQSKEQIQDSTLLDNRRVEMIRALESQEPGASVKLISHWVEELRLHRTSPAQVYLFVHELLEDLLKWCATQSVTPPDQLADYHWNQILTLDLHDMEVLLVIMLTDIEEKWNGRIQSKDFVRVQEMIEYMEHHLHLNIGLQEIADHVHMSVSSVSSMFKEETGTTVYDYLTGLRVKKACTLLCETHLKIGEIAEQVGYRNENSFIRVFRKHKQVTPGKFRQISRSSNEYADRSKGRYFGEIEDKYED from the coding sequence ATGGACAACCAAGTCCGGAAGGATGAAGTTACGGGAATGTTGCGACTTAAGCTTCGATTGATACTGAAAAATAAACAGACAAGATTGATTCTACTGCTCACTTTGTGCGTGTCGCTTGTAATTAGCGTGATCGGCTTGCTATCGTATTCACGATACCGTGAAGGTTTGGATACCGAGCTGAACACACCCAATATAGAATTGTTGCAAATCAATCTGGATGTGACCAATCGGGCTTTTCGTGAGTCTGATAACAAGGCGCTGGACGCAGCATATCATCCAGACGTAGAGGCCTTTGTACGTGTCCAAACGGATGGGGAATCGCTGGAAGACAAGGCCTCCGTCATAGATCGGCTTCACAAATACTTGAAAACCCTTTCTTCGCACGAAGAAATTTACTCGGTTGAAGTTATTTCTTTGGACAATCATGCTCTCGTATCCAGCAATTATGGTTACAGGCCTGATTGGAAGCAGGCACCGGATACCACATGGGTTCCCTGGATTCAGGACATTCAAAAAAAGCCGTTGTTGATTAAGCGGCGATGGTACGGCACCGATCGTGAGCAGGGGGCGGTAGAGCTACTTTCGCTGGCCAGGCCCATAGTAGAGAATGGTCAGGTCATGGGTGCGGTGCTAATCAATCTGGATTATGACCGTTTTTTCTCCAAACTCTATATTCATTTATCCAACTCGCAATACGTGTACGATCTGGAGGGCGAGTTGATCTATCCCAAGCTGAGATCGTCCTTACCCTTAAATGATATGGGCAGGATTTTAAAAGAACTGGATGTGAGTCCCTATGCTTATGTGGAGATAGGGGACATGGAATATATGGCGAACCAAACCTTTTCTGATGTAACGGGCTGGCGTCTAGTATCGCTCGTTCCGATGGACAAGCTGCTGAAAAATGTAAAGCTGGCGCGCAATATGATGCTGTGGCTGGCCTTTATCTCCATACTGGCTGGGTGCTCAGCAGTTTACTATTATAATTATGCAGCTTTTCGTCCCATGAAAAAAATTAATAGCCTATTGAATTCGGGCAATAAGGGAACGCGCCAGGGAGGATTGTATGACCTGGAACCTGTGATTAGCAAACTGGTTGGAGAGTTTCACCGCAAATCATTGGTGGTAGAGCGAAGCCTGCCGGAGCTGCGTTCCAAATATATGGAAGATGTCATCCAGCGTAGAATGGGCATACAGGAAATGCGTATGAAATGGGAACAGTATTTTTCCGATTGGGACGGCCATTCTTTGTTTGTCATGATCGTGTCCATTGACCGGTATTCTGCGTGGGCCGCAAGCTTTCCAGAAGAAGATAAAATGCTGCTCAAGTATGCGCTGAACAATATTTTGCTAGAGATGCTCGAACCTCACTGGAAAGTAGTATGCTCGCCGGAGGAGGAAAGTGGTTTTATTGTGCTGTTACAGTTCAGCGAGAGTTCGAATGAAGTTGGTACAGAGACTGACCTCCAAGAGAGCATTTTGCTTCACAAAAACGTGGATAGGCTGATTCAGGTTGTCGGTGAGTATCTTCCTTTGACTATTTCTATAGGGATTGGTCATATGGTCGCGGATATTCGAGAGGCACGGGCGTCTTTTATAAAAGGAAAAGAGGCCCTTAATTTGCGTTTGTATGAGGGGTATGGACGTTCATATACGAATATAGACAGCAGTATAAGTGTGAAAAAGGATAATACGGTGGATGAACAGTCAAAGGAGCAGATTCAGGATTCAACATTGCTGGACAATCGGCGTGTGGAAATGATTCGTGCCCTGGAGTCACAGGAACCTGGTGCAAGTGTAAAGCTAATCAGCCACTGGGTAGAAGAACTTCGACTTCACAGAACATCCCCAGCCCAGGTCTACTTGTTTGTTCATGAATTGCTGGAAGATTTGCTAAAATGGTGTGCCACTCAGAGTGTGACGCCGCCGGATCAGCTTGCTGATTACCACTGGAATCAGATTCTGACGCTAGACCTTCATGACATGGAGGTATTGCTGGTCATTATGTTGACTGATATTGAAGAAAAATGGAATGGACGCATCCAGTCCAAAGATTTTGTGCGTGTACAAGAGATGATCGAGTATATGGAGCATCATTTACATTTGAACATCGGGCTTCAGGAAATTGCGGATCATGTTCACATGAGCGTGTCCTCGGTGAGTAGCATGTTCAAGGAAGAAACGGGGACCACCGTTTACGATTATTTGACTGGACTACGCGTAAAAAAGGCATGCACATTACTATGTGAAACCCATTTGAAAATCGGTGAAATTGCAGAACAGGTCGGATACCGAAATGAGAACAGCTTTATCCGGGTATTCCGCAAGCACAAACAAGTGACCCCAGGGAAATTCAGACAAATCAGCAGATCTTCCAATGAATATGCAGATCGGTCAAAAGGTCGATACTTTGGCGAAATAGAAGATAAATACGAAGATTAA
- the kdgT gene encoding 2-keto-3-deoxygluconate transporter, whose product MKIKQNIDKIPGGIMLVPLFIGALFHTFTPWAGDYFGSFTKGLMTGTVPILAVWFFCMGASIDVRATGTVLRKSGTLVLTKIAVAWVVAIIASRLLPVSGIESGLFAGLSVLALISAMDMTNGGLYASIMQQYGSKEEAGAFVLMSLESGPLVTMIILGSTGLAVFESQTFVGAVLPFLVGFMLGNLDHDFRKYFGNATQALIPFFGFALGCSIDLSVIVQTGMLGILLGIFVIIVTGIPLILSDKYIGGGNGTAGIAASSTAGAAVANPVIVANIKPEFLPVAQSATALVAASVIVTSILVPILTAYWANYMKRKGKSQGAGPVKPGVNVPK is encoded by the coding sequence ATGAAAATCAAACAAAACATTGATAAAATTCCAGGGGGCATTATGCTGGTGCCGCTGTTTATTGGCGCGCTTTTTCATACATTTACTCCATGGGCAGGCGACTATTTTGGATCTTTTACCAAGGGGCTGATGACAGGTACGGTACCCATCTTGGCAGTGTGGTTTTTTTGTATGGGTGCTTCTATAGATGTGCGAGCGACGGGTACTGTATTGCGTAAATCAGGAACGCTCGTGTTGACTAAAATCGCGGTCGCGTGGGTAGTGGCGATCATTGCATCCAGATTGCTGCCTGTTAGTGGTATAGAAAGTGGGCTATTTGCAGGTTTGTCGGTGCTTGCGCTGATCTCAGCTATGGATATGACGAACGGCGGGTTATACGCCTCTATTATGCAGCAGTATGGCTCCAAGGAAGAGGCAGGAGCATTTGTACTGATGTCACTGGAATCGGGTCCGTTGGTGACCATGATTATTTTGGGTAGCACCGGGCTGGCCGTTTTTGAATCGCAGACCTTTGTGGGGGCGGTATTACCATTTTTGGTCGGCTTTATGCTGGGCAATCTGGATCATGATTTCCGAAAATATTTTGGGAACGCAACGCAAGCTTTGATTCCATTTTTCGGTTTTGCACTGGGTTGTTCCATTGACCTGAGTGTCATTGTCCAGACAGGTATGCTTGGTATTTTATTAGGTATTTTTGTCATTATCGTTACAGGTATTCCACTGATTTTGTCGGACAAATATATCGGTGGTGGCAACGGAACAGCAGGAATTGCAGCCTCCAGTACAGCAGGTGCAGCAGTAGCCAATCCAGTCATTGTGGCTAACATCAAACCTGAGTTCCTGCCTGTAGCGCAATCTGCAACGGCCTTAGTTGCTGCTTCGGTCATTGTGACCTCGATTTTAGTACCTATTCTGACGGCATACTGGGCCAATTATATGAAGCGTAAGGGGAAATCACAAGGAGCAGGGCCTGTAAAACCAGGTGTGAATGTGCCTAAATAA
- a CDS encoding BMP family lipoprotein: MKKRAVLLNFRWIPIVTIFALLLSACGQSAAQTKAQPIKVGIVLSDIGLGDQSYSDAAFRGLVKARDEGKIVFEYREITETKTYDAAFEQLAQEKADLIIGLGYMVKDSLESIAKKYPDRKFLIVDEKSDLPNVASISFKAEEGSFMAGVVAGLTSRTEQVGFLGGAESPLLKKFEIGYRAGVQSVKPNAKVTTTYAGDFGKPELGTEIADDMINQDQIDVIFAAAGLTGVGALQEAQKQHKFAIGVDSDQFFIAEKAVVTSMFKNVDIAIYTAVKGFADHQRKFTEKDMVFGLAEDGVGLAPIRVVTLSPDQQKLLDDLKEKIKSGTLTVPTQ, from the coding sequence ATGAAGAAGCGAGCTGTATTATTAAATTTTAGGTGGATTCCCATTGTCACAATCTTTGCATTATTGCTAAGTGCATGTGGGCAATCGGCAGCACAAACCAAGGCTCAGCCCATTAAGGTGGGAATCGTACTGTCAGATATTGGTCTGGGTGACCAATCTTACAGCGACGCTGCTTTCCGAGGTTTGGTCAAAGCACGGGATGAGGGGAAAATTGTTTTTGAATACCGAGAAATAACAGAGACCAAGACGTATGATGCGGCTTTTGAACAGCTTGCTCAGGAAAAGGCTGATTTAATCATTGGGCTGGGTTACATGGTGAAGGACAGTTTGGAATCCATTGCTAAAAAATATCCAGACCGTAAATTTTTAATCGTGGATGAGAAATCAGATTTACCGAATGTGGCCTCTATTAGCTTCAAAGCAGAAGAGGGCAGTTTTATGGCTGGAGTCGTTGCGGGTTTGACGAGTCGCACCGAACAGGTGGGTTTTCTCGGAGGTGCGGAATCTCCTCTGTTGAAAAAATTTGAAATTGGGTATCGCGCAGGAGTGCAATCAGTCAAGCCTAATGCCAAAGTTACTACAACGTATGCGGGAGATTTTGGAAAGCCGGAACTGGGTACGGAAATTGCAGATGACATGATTAATCAGGATCAGATTGATGTCATCTTTGCAGCCGCAGGTCTTACGGGTGTAGGTGCGCTGCAGGAAGCGCAAAAGCAGCATAAATTCGCCATCGGGGTCGATAGCGACCAGTTTTTTATTGCGGAAAAAGCGGTAGTGACCTCGATGTTTAAAAATGTAGACATTGCAATTTATACAGCAGTCAAAGGATTTGCAGATCATCAAAGAAAATTTACGGAGAAGGATATGGTGTTTGGTCTTGCGGAAGATGGTGTAGGTTTGGCGCCTATTCGTGTCGTGACACTGAGTCCGGATCAGCAAAAGTTGTTGGATGATTTAAAGGAAAAAATCAAATCCGGCACACTGACTGTTCCCACCCAATAA
- a CDS encoding methyl-accepting chemotaxis protein, whose product MKLQGKLVLNAMISLIACLALVAYIIFELIRINSQSSNLVPAMLNVQQLNAYLIQSGQALQNYSASMTESNKADVQNQLTQSEKTIALLSQGMMQTEAQQKRLNTIKTKFSQLKVATEKAMSTQNSPESKREAMRAQGIQNDVFMLDLLTKARYDQYTEDLTKSIRFTWQLALAGAVILLVAVGLYNTYTSRQLALRTRKLTDAAKQIAEGNLTVQLAQTKGRDELDELNESFRVMIGNLRSIVLSIDQAGNRVDLMARDIDQHNEAMKEIVTQVSTSTEELAIGSQKIAEDLSSTVGVVDEMQQKFESNLLETTQSTAYSEDALRVIEQGTRVMSDQLRIVAENRSAMSEVEQTVKELEANAAEITTMTGYVSEIASQTSLLSLNASIEAARAGEAGKGFAVVANEVKKLANQSESAVKKIYTAVDSITQAMDKVKTSVAQSQELFREQEKATSSTGESFTEISGKVQQIASQVSKLSTDMNVSRELSVQVQQAIENISAITQQSAAGSEEITASTVEQKRSFEESAEKVKELRQIREEMQRELDRFQVE is encoded by the coding sequence ATGAAACTGCAAGGTAAACTGGTTCTGAACGCGATGATTTCCTTGATCGCTTGCCTGGCTTTAGTGGCTTATATCATTTTTGAATTAATTCGTATTAACTCGCAAAGTAGCAATCTGGTTCCGGCTATGTTGAATGTACAGCAGCTCAATGCCTATTTGATTCAGTCAGGGCAGGCACTGCAAAATTATTCAGCTTCCATGACGGAGAGCAACAAAGCCGATGTGCAAAATCAACTGACTCAGTCTGAAAAGACGATTGCTTTGCTTTCACAGGGCATGATGCAAACCGAAGCGCAGCAAAAGCGACTGAATACGATTAAAACAAAATTCAGCCAATTGAAAGTAGCAACGGAGAAAGCCATGAGTACCCAAAACAGCCCGGAGTCCAAGCGGGAGGCCATGCGTGCCCAAGGGATTCAGAACGATGTATTTATGCTGGATCTGCTGACCAAAGCACGTTATGACCAATACACAGAAGATTTGACCAAGAGCATTCGTTTTACATGGCAATTGGCCTTGGCAGGTGCAGTTATACTTCTGGTGGCAGTTGGGCTATATAATACATATACATCCAGGCAGCTTGCCCTTAGAACACGCAAATTAACGGATGCCGCAAAGCAAATTGCTGAGGGGAATCTGACAGTGCAGCTTGCCCAAACCAAGGGACGCGATGAGCTAGACGAGCTCAATGAATCTTTCCGGGTGATGATCGGGAACTTGCGCAGCATTGTACTCTCCATTGATCAGGCGGGTAATCGTGTCGATCTGATGGCTCGGGATATTGATCAGCATAATGAGGCCATGAAGGAAATTGTGACACAAGTCAGCACGTCAACAGAGGAACTGGCAATAGGCAGTCAGAAAATTGCTGAGGATCTGTCGTCGACAGTTGGCGTTGTGGACGAGATGCAGCAGAAGTTTGAATCGAATCTACTGGAGACCACACAATCGACCGCGTATAGTGAGGATGCTTTGCGTGTCATTGAGCAGGGGACACGGGTCATGAGCGATCAACTGCGTATCGTTGCAGAAAATCGTTCAGCCATGTCCGAAGTGGAGCAGACGGTCAAGGAGCTGGAGGCTAATGCAGCCGAGATTACAACCATGACTGGATACGTATCCGAAATTGCCAGCCAAACATCGCTGTTGTCTTTGAATGCTTCTATTGAGGCTGCACGTGCAGGTGAAGCAGGAAAAGGTTTTGCTGTTGTTGCCAATGAAGTGAAAAAGCTGGCGAATCAATCAGAGTCTGCTGTAAAGAAAATTTATACTGCTGTTGACAGTATCACGCAGGCTATGGATAAGGTGAAGACTTCTGTGGCGCAAAGTCAGGAACTGTTCCGTGAGCAGGAGAAGGCAACCTCCTCGACTGGAGAATCGTTTACAGAGATTAGTGGTAAAGTGCAGCAAATTGCCAGCCAAGTCAGCAAGTTATCAACGGACATGAATGTATCGCGAGAACTGAGCGTACAGGTGCAGCAAGCTATTGAAAATATCAGCGCAATCACTCAGCAGTCCGCCGCAGGCAGTGAAGAGATTACGGCTTCCACGGTGGAGCAGAAGCGTTCATTTGAGGAATCGGCTGAGAAGGTAAAAGAGCTTCGTCAGATTCGCGAAGAGATGCAGCGGGAGCTGGATCGTTTTCAGGTGGAATAG
- the fdhF gene encoding formate dehydrogenase subunit alpha, with the protein MTDSTIKITLNGQELKTKNSATILEVINENNIAHPQLCYVPEVDPIRTCDTCIVEVDGKLMRSCSTLASDGMNIHLHSDRAKAAQTEAMDRLLENHLLYCTVCDNNNGNCTLHNTAELMEIEHQKYPYQPKVDPTEVDMSHPFYRYDPNQCIACGQCVEVCQNLQVNETLSLDWEAERPRVIWDDRVAINDSSCVSCGQCVTVCPCNALMEKSMLGEAGFMSGMNKDLLNPMVDLIKEVEPGYSGIFAISEVEAAMRETRTKKTKTVCTFCGVGCSFEVWTKGRKILKVQPTSEGPVNGISTCVKGKFGWDFVNSDQRLTSPLIRQGDEFVEATWEEALSLMASKMGAIQETYGGEALGFISSSKFTNEENYLMQKLARQVFQTNNVDNCSRYCQSPASWGLQYTGGIGGDSGTIKDIAKAGLVMLVGCAPGEGHPVLATRIKRAHKLHGQKLISVDLRKHEMAERADLFIRPKQGTDYVWLSAVAKYIIEQNWHDAKFIEEHVNFYPEYLKLLDRFTLEFAEQETGISKKTLIQVATMIHEADGTAICWGMGVTQNIAGSYTSIAIANLLLVTGNFMRPGAGAYPLRGHNNVQGAADMGTMPDIFPGYQPVTNDVVRAKFEAAYGVQIPGQRGLDNIQMLEAIETGKLKAMYIAGEEMAWVDADSNHTQEMLANLDFLVVQDVFLSKTAEFADVILPAVPSLEKDGTFTNTERRVQRLYEALRPLEDSKPDWWIFSQFAKHMGFDWDYSHPSEIFEEMASLTPFFSQCNYDVLEGWNSFHWGSPDGSNTPLLHTNGFNFPDKKARLGLFEYVPPKEYPVEFDLTLNNGRLLEQFHEGNMTTKSAGIQLKLPKVFVEVSPELAEERGIHNGSLVRLESPYGAVKLRVLVTDRVQGTEIYVPMHSTSHDGAVNLLTGGAFDVVTRTPAYKQAKVRMQILEVDGQNPLPRINPRYKKRHPQNGVEVDRKWNRPGYVDLVDQK; encoded by the coding sequence GTGACTGATAGTACGATCAAAATTACATTAAACGGACAGGAACTGAAAACGAAGAACAGCGCAACGATTCTTGAAGTGATTAACGAAAACAACATCGCCCATCCCCAGCTGTGTTACGTTCCCGAAGTCGATCCGATCCGCACCTGTGACACATGTATCGTGGAAGTGGACGGAAAACTTATGCGTTCCTGCTCAACACTGGCTTCGGATGGAATGAATATTCATTTACACTCGGATCGCGCGAAAGCAGCTCAAACCGAGGCTATGGACCGATTGCTAGAAAATCATCTCCTCTACTGCACAGTGTGCGATAACAACAACGGTAATTGTACTTTGCATAATACAGCAGAGCTTATGGAGATTGAACATCAAAAATATCCGTATCAACCGAAAGTTGACCCGACAGAAGTAGATATGTCTCATCCCTTCTATCGATATGACCCCAATCAATGTATTGCATGCGGCCAATGCGTAGAGGTATGCCAAAACCTTCAGGTCAATGAAACGTTGTCCCTCGACTGGGAAGCTGAACGCCCTCGCGTCATATGGGATGACAGGGTTGCAATTAACGATTCCTCCTGCGTCAGCTGCGGTCAGTGTGTAACCGTCTGCCCATGCAATGCCTTGATGGAGAAATCTATGCTGGGAGAAGCAGGCTTCATGAGTGGCATGAACAAGGATTTATTAAATCCGATGGTGGATTTAATAAAGGAAGTGGAGCCGGGCTATAGTGGGATTTTTGCTATTTCCGAAGTCGAAGCAGCAATGCGTGAAACCCGTACGAAAAAAACGAAAACCGTCTGTACGTTTTGCGGTGTAGGTTGCAGCTTTGAGGTTTGGACCAAAGGCCGCAAAATTTTGAAGGTACAACCTACCTCTGAGGGACCTGTTAACGGTATCTCGACATGCGTAAAAGGGAAATTTGGCTGGGATTTTGTGAACAGCGATCAGCGTTTGACCTCCCCTTTAATTCGTCAAGGTGACGAATTTGTGGAAGCTACCTGGGAAGAAGCCTTGAGCCTGATGGCCAGCAAAATGGGAGCTATTCAAGAAACTTACGGCGGTGAGGCACTCGGCTTTATTTCTTCGTCCAAATTTACCAATGAAGAAAACTATTTGATGCAGAAGTTGGCTCGTCAGGTCTTCCAAACGAATAACGTCGATAATTGCTCACGGTATTGCCAATCTCCTGCGTCATGGGGGCTGCAATACACCGGAGGCATCGGTGGGGACAGCGGTACAATTAAAGACATTGCCAAAGCAGGTTTGGTCATGCTGGTCGGTTGCGCGCCGGGAGAAGGACATCCAGTGCTGGCTACTCGTATCAAACGTGCGCATAAGCTGCACGGTCAAAAGTTGATCTCGGTCGACCTGCGCAAGCATGAAATGGCAGAACGCGCAGATCTGTTCATTCGTCCGAAGCAAGGTACTGATTATGTATGGTTATCCGCTGTAGCCAAATACATCATTGAGCAAAACTGGCATGATGCAAAATTCATTGAAGAGCATGTAAATTTCTATCCTGAATATTTGAAGTTGCTAGATCGTTTCACCCTGGAATTTGCCGAACAGGAAACTGGTATTTCCAAAAAGACACTGATTCAGGTAGCGACTATGATTCACGAAGCCGACGGCACTGCCATTTGCTGGGGCATGGGTGTGACGCAAAACATCGCAGGCTCTTACACTTCGATTGCAATTGCCAACCTACTGCTGGTGACTGGAAACTTTATGCGTCCGGGTGCAGGCGCATATCCGCTTCGCGGACATAACAATGTTCAGGGTGCTGCCGATATGGGTACAATGCCGGATATTTTCCCGGGCTATCAGCCCGTGACGAACGATGTCGTTCGTGCCAAGTTCGAAGCGGCCTACGGCGTACAAATTCCAGGTCAACGCGGACTAGACAACATTCAGATGCTGGAAGCTATTGAAACAGGTAAGCTCAAAGCGATGTATATCGCTGGAGAAGAGATGGCATGGGTGGATGCCGACTCCAATCATACCCAAGAAATGCTGGCGAATTTGGATTTCCTTGTCGTTCAGGATGTATTTCTGAGCAAAACAGCTGAATTCGCCGATGTCATTTTGCCAGCCGTACCTTCACTCGAAAAAGACGGAACCTTTACGAACACCGAACGTCGTGTCCAGCGTTTATATGAAGCACTCCGCCCTCTAGAAGACAGCAAACCAGATTGGTGGATTTTCAGCCAATTTGCCAAGCACATGGGATTTGATTGGGATTACAGCCATCCAAGTGAAATTTTTGAGGAAATGGCGTCGCTCACTCCATTTTTCTCCCAATGTAATTATGACGTATTGGAAGGCTGGAACAGCTTCCACTGGGGATCGCCGGATGGTAGCAATACACCGCTACTGCACACCAACGGCTTTAACTTTCCGGATAAAAAAGCGCGTTTGGGACTTTTCGAATATGTGCCACCGAAAGAGTACCCCGTTGAATTCGATCTGACCTTAAATAATGGTCGACTGCTCGAACAGTTTCATGAAGGAAATATGACGACCAAATCAGCGGGTATTCAGCTCAAACTTCCAAAAGTATTTGTGGAAGTGTCCCCTGAATTGGCTGAAGAGCGCGGAATCCATAATGGATCGCTGGTTCGATTGGAATCCCCTTATGGTGCGGTCAAGCTACGCGTTCTGGTTACAGACCGGGTGCAGGGAACTGAAATTTATGTGCCGATGCACTCTACCAGCCATGATGGTGCGGTCAATCTGTTAACTGGTGGAGCGTTCGATGTGGTCACCCGTACACCGGCCTATAAACAAGCCAAAGTACGGATGCAAATTTTGGAGGTAGACGGTCAAAATCCACTACCACGTATCAATCCGCGTTACAAAAAGCGTCATCCGCAAAATGGGGTTGAAGTGGACCGTAAGTGGAATCGTCCCGGTTACGTCGATTTAGTGGATCAAAAATAA
- a CDS encoding tripartite tricarboxylate transporter substrate binding protein, with translation MKKKPWQKYVLVAAGVAMLSALSISEYVDHRTLQDHSRIFPTKPITLVVPYAAGGGTDITARALAKAAEKHLGQPIIVVNRTGGGGSVGLMEGAEAQADGYTVTYLVAELTTLPHLGLLPLTYERFKPLLQTNMDPSAITVRADAPWKTAEAFLEDAGAHPGKLKMGNAGTGSIWHLAAAMLEQKSGVRFTHIPYEGAGPAVSALMSGFVDAVPVSPAEVKKYVDEGKLRILAIQADTISEAFPKVPTLQQSTGLRVHFIGTWRGLAVPKDTPDEVAQTLTDALIKGTKDEEFREEMRKHGLGLRVQDAEAFARQLKESHDTFARLIPELGLSRK, from the coding sequence ATGAAGAAAAAGCCATGGCAAAAATATGTGCTGGTTGCGGCGGGAGTAGCTATGCTTTCTGCCTTGAGTATCAGTGAATATGTGGATCACCGCACCTTGCAGGATCACAGCCGTATATTTCCTACGAAGCCAATAACACTCGTCGTTCCTTACGCAGCCGGCGGCGGTACAGATATTACCGCGAGAGCGTTGGCGAAAGCCGCCGAAAAGCATCTCGGTCAGCCGATCATCGTCGTTAATCGAACGGGAGGAGGCGGTTCTGTCGGGCTAATGGAAGGGGCTGAGGCGCAGGCGGACGGTTATACCGTAACGTATCTGGTCGCTGAGCTGACTACGTTGCCTCATTTGGGACTGCTACCGCTCACCTATGAGCGATTTAAGCCGCTGCTTCAAACCAATATGGACCCTTCCGCCATTACGGTCCGGGCGGATGCACCATGGAAGACAGCGGAGGCATTTCTGGAGGATGCTGGGGCCCATCCCGGTAAGCTCAAAATGGGGAATGCAGGCACAGGGAGCATATGGCACCTTGCTGCCGCGATGCTGGAGCAGAAAAGCGGAGTTCGCTTTACCCATATCCCTTATGAGGGAGCAGGCCCAGCCGTCTCCGCTTTAATGAGCGGATTTGTGGATGCTGTACCCGTCAGTCCCGCAGAAGTGAAGAAATACGTGGACGAAGGGAAACTTCGCATACTGGCGATCCAGGCAGACACTATTTCGGAAGCGTTTCCAAAAGTGCCGACACTACAGCAATCCACTGGGCTGCGTGTACATTTTATCGGCACTTGGAGAGGGCTGGCTGTACCCAAGGATACACCGGATGAAGTTGCTCAAACGCTGACGGATGCACTGATCAAGGGGACGAAAGACGAGGAATTCAGGGAGGAAATGCGTAAGCATGGGTTGGGATTGCGTGTACAGGATGCAGAGGCATTCGCGCGGCAACTGAAAGAGAGTCACGATACCTTCGCGAGACTGATTCCCGAGCTCGGCTTGAGCCGCAAGTAA
- a CDS encoding DUF1641 domain-containing protein, whose translation MAKPISIVRKRILTEEERQKQSLDQLTADLADNGAALQKTLEIVRELHDSGLLEAAQSMLKAKESIAKIAVGQATRKPVTNIINNLMGAAGMLSEVDPELMKKLANSVTHGLNEADKHLKQNKKTRLRDLMKAMNDPDVNRAMGFGIHFLKGVGKSLSDK comes from the coding sequence GTGGCTAAGCCTATTTCAATTGTGAGAAAACGCATTTTGACAGAAGAAGAACGGCAAAAACAATCGCTGGATCAGCTTACTGCTGATCTGGCGGACAATGGGGCGGCATTGCAGAAGACACTTGAAATCGTACGTGAGCTGCACGATAGTGGTCTTCTCGAAGCAGCTCAGTCTATGCTAAAGGCTAAAGAAAGCATCGCCAAAATCGCTGTAGGACAAGCGACGCGTAAGCCTGTGACGAACATCATCAATAATCTCATGGGAGCAGCAGGGATGCTGTCTGAGGTAGACCCCGAGCTGATGAAAAAGCTGGCAAACAGTGTTACTCATGGCCTGAACGAAGCCGATAAACATCTAAAGCAGAATAAAAAGACTCGTCTGCGCGATCTTATGAAGGCGATGAATGATCCAGATGTAAACCGGGCAATGGGATTTGGCATTCATTTTCTCAAAGGAGTGGGAAAAAGTTTGTCTGATAAATAA